In the Pseudonocardia cypriaca genome, one interval contains:
- a CDS encoding FAD-dependent monooxygenase, with protein sequence MRAVVIGAGIVGLTSGIALRRSGIDVVVHEHAPEIRAAGAGLGLWANALSVFDELGIGEQVRAIGKPSEMYFHDPAGRLLDTPEFGAEDHQYLLVHRAKLTDLLADTVGRDNIRLATGFQSYDEHDDHVTVRFTDGTSEDADVLVGADGAYSAVRAQLVPGFPAQEHAGHQVWRAVIPATGFTVPENRLILGYNRCRGGYVRTYDGHVYWLLNQFDSPPLTGTRKQQALERVVHLQEEGQDSLLADLIAATPEEQILQNQIMLVPPLPHWVSGRVVLAGDSAHAMSPHITAGATLGIEDAALLGHLLAPGADVPAALARYQAIQIPRYEHVAELSAAVEHAPTPEEFARHYAAFSHWMISQQPQRPEMHPEKHTVQA encoded by the coding sequence ATGCGAGCTGTGGTGATCGGTGCCGGAATCGTCGGCCTGACCAGTGGGATCGCGCTGCGCCGCTCCGGGATCGATGTCGTGGTCCACGAGCACGCGCCGGAGATCCGCGCCGCAGGCGCGGGACTGGGGCTCTGGGCCAACGCGCTGAGCGTGTTCGACGAGCTCGGCATCGGCGAACAGGTGCGCGCCATCGGCAAACCCAGCGAGATGTACTTCCACGACCCGGCCGGGCGGCTGCTCGACACCCCGGAGTTCGGTGCCGAGGACCACCAGTACCTGCTGGTGCACCGGGCGAAGCTGACGGATCTGCTCGCCGACACCGTGGGGCGGGACAACATCCGTCTGGCCACCGGGTTCCAGTCCTACGACGAGCACGACGACCACGTCACGGTGCGGTTCACCGACGGCACCAGCGAGGACGCCGATGTGCTCGTCGGGGCGGACGGCGCGTACTCGGCGGTGCGCGCGCAGCTGGTACCGGGCTTCCCGGCCCAGGAGCACGCCGGCCACCAGGTCTGGCGCGCCGTCATCCCGGCCACGGGCTTCACCGTGCCCGAGAACCGCCTGATCCTGGGCTACAACCGCTGCCGGGGCGGGTACGTCCGCACCTACGACGGGCACGTCTACTGGCTGCTGAACCAGTTCGACTCGCCCCCGCTGACCGGCACCCGGAAGCAGCAGGCCCTGGAACGGGTCGTCCACCTCCAGGAGGAAGGCCAGGACTCGCTCCTGGCCGACCTGATCGCCGCGACGCCGGAGGAGCAGATCCTGCAGAACCAGATCATGCTCGTGCCGCCGCTGCCGCACTGGGTCTCGGGGCGGGTCGTCCTGGCCGGGGACTCGGCCCACGCGATGTCGCCGCACATCACCGCCGGCGCGACGTTGGGCATCGAGGACGCCGCCCTGCTGGGCCACCTGCTCGCGCCCGGCGCCGACGTCCCCGCCGCACTGGCCCGGTACCAGGCCATCCAGATCCCGCGGTACGAGCACGTCGCGGAGCTGTCCGCGGCGGTCGAGCACGCGCCAACGCCTGAGGAGTTCGCCCGGCACTACGCCGCGTTCAGCCACTGGATGATCAGCCAGCAGCCGCAGCGCCCCGAGATGCACCCCGAGAAGCACACGGTGCAGGCATGA
- a CDS encoding CocE/NonD family hydrolase gives MTFVVEVDVPVPMRDGTALATNVWRPEGPGPFPVLLVRTPYGKDDAGTFGNPKLPDVFALVEAGYAVVAQDVRGTSRSPGTFVPNAHEGSDGVDTLEWLAAQSWCDGAVGMWGGSYMGFTQWQAAVRGAPALRAIAPVMSSADLYGAPWYSPGGALSQDAVLTWGTLSALRNLRRDLADGRGDPSDAGVLLEGLADPRLLHDPLPVAERDVMTRHLPWVGEVLGHPERDAFWQRVAAIDHCDGITVPALNVGGWYDVFIGETVRSYTRMRRHGGSAEARDGQRLLIGPWCHADGTDLGTFPDRSFGLEGSIKAADVTAAHLRFFDRWVRGRTDTPDDPHPVRIFVMGVDQWRDEADWPLPDTRYTDFFLAGGGRANTATGDGVLTRDGAPVDAVDTFLYDPRRPVPTVGGTVLAAVPGAYPGPADQAAVEKREDVLCFTTAVLERPVEVTGHVTLVLHVSSSAPDTDFTGKLVDVHPDGKAILVCEGVQRARYRRSLTEPEPLEPGTVYELAIGLSVTSNVFLPGHRIRLEVSSSNFPRYDRNTNTGGTIATDGEDDLVVAVNRVHHGPARPSRLVLPLIERPAAVHPTKGEVRA, from the coding sequence ATGACGTTCGTCGTGGAGGTGGACGTCCCGGTGCCGATGCGCGACGGGACCGCGCTCGCCACCAACGTGTGGCGTCCCGAGGGGCCGGGACCGTTCCCCGTGCTGCTGGTCCGCACCCCGTACGGCAAGGACGACGCCGGCACGTTCGGCAACCCGAAGCTGCCCGACGTGTTCGCGCTCGTGGAGGCCGGTTACGCGGTGGTCGCGCAGGACGTCCGCGGGACCTCCCGGTCACCCGGGACGTTCGTGCCGAACGCGCACGAGGGCAGCGACGGTGTCGACACGCTCGAGTGGCTGGCCGCGCAGTCGTGGTGCGACGGCGCGGTCGGCATGTGGGGCGGGTCCTACATGGGGTTCACCCAGTGGCAGGCGGCCGTGCGCGGGGCTCCGGCGCTGCGCGCGATCGCACCCGTCATGAGCTCCGCCGACCTGTACGGGGCACCGTGGTACTCCCCGGGCGGCGCGTTGTCGCAGGACGCCGTCCTGACCTGGGGCACGCTGTCGGCCCTGCGCAACCTGCGCCGCGACCTCGCCGACGGCCGCGGCGACCCGTCCGACGCCGGAGTGCTCCTGGAGGGCCTGGCCGATCCGCGGCTGCTGCACGACCCGCTGCCGGTCGCGGAACGCGATGTGATGACGCGTCACCTGCCCTGGGTGGGCGAGGTGCTCGGCCATCCGGAACGGGACGCGTTCTGGCAGCGGGTCGCCGCGATCGACCACTGCGACGGCATCACGGTTCCGGCGCTCAACGTGGGCGGTTGGTACGACGTGTTCATCGGCGAGACCGTGCGGTCCTACACGAGGATGCGTCGCCACGGGGGCAGCGCCGAGGCGCGCGACGGTCAGCGCCTGCTCATCGGCCCCTGGTGCCACGCCGACGGCACCGACCTCGGTACCTTCCCCGACCGGTCGTTCGGGCTCGAAGGCAGCATCAAGGCCGCCGACGTGACCGCCGCGCACCTGCGGTTCTTCGACCGTTGGGTCCGCGGCAGGACGGACACGCCCGACGACCCGCACCCGGTCCGGATCTTCGTCATGGGCGTCGACCAGTGGCGCGACGAGGCGGACTGGCCGCTCCCGGACACCCGGTACACCGACTTCTTCCTCGCCGGGGGCGGCCGCGCCAACACCGCCACCGGCGACGGCGTCCTGACGCGCGACGGCGCACCGGTGGACGCGGTGGACACCTTCCTCTACGACCCGCGCCGCCCGGTTCCGACCGTGGGTGGCACCGTGCTCGCCGCCGTCCCGGGCGCGTACCCCGGCCCCGCCGACCAGGCGGCGGTCGAGAAGCGCGAGGACGTGCTGTGCTTCACCACCGCCGTGCTCGAGCGGCCCGTCGAGGTCACCGGCCACGTCACCCTGGTGCTGCACGTCTCCTCATCGGCGCCGGACACCGACTTCACCGGCAAGCTCGTCGACGTGCACCCGGACGGGAAGGCGATCCTGGTGTGCGAGGGCGTGCAGCGCGCCCGCTACCGCAGGTCGCTCACCGAACCGGAGCCCCTGGAGCCGGGGACGGTCTACGAGCTGGCCATCGGACTGAGCGTCACGTCGAACGTCTTCCTGCCCGGGCACCGCATCCGGCTCGAGGTCTCCAGCAGCAACTTCCCGCGCTACGACCGCAACACCAACACCGGCGGGACGATCGCCACCGACGGCGAGGACGACCTGGTCGTCGCGGTCAACCGGGTCCACCACGGACCGGCGCGGCCGAGCCGCTTGGTCCTGCCGCTGATCGAACGGCCGGCCGCAGTGCATCCGACGAAAGGGGAGGTGCGGGCGTGA
- a CDS encoding SDR family NAD(P)-dependent oxidoreductase, translating into MTITFITGANKGLGRETARRLVELGHTVLVGARDAERGAEAAAALGARFVRIDVTDDASVAAAAADVAEHEGRIDVLVNNAGVHGPAGDPSTLRGPDALGVLDVNLAGVVRTTTAFLPLLRRSPDPVIVNVSSGMGSLAHTHDPSRAESKVVAPLYTASKAALTMLTTQYAKALPDIRINAADPGYTATDLNGHSGFQTVTEGTDAIVGLATEGPGAGSGRFVDRSGEIAWS; encoded by the coding sequence ATGACGATCACCTTCATCACCGGTGCGAACAAGGGTCTCGGGCGCGAGACCGCCCGCCGCCTCGTCGAGCTCGGCCACACCGTGCTCGTCGGGGCGCGCGACGCCGAACGGGGCGCGGAGGCCGCCGCCGCGCTCGGCGCGCGGTTCGTCCGCATCGACGTGACCGACGACGCGTCCGTCGCCGCCGCGGCCGCGGACGTCGCCGAGCACGAGGGCCGCATCGACGTCCTGGTCAACAACGCAGGCGTCCACGGCCCGGCAGGCGACCCCAGCACGCTCCGCGGGCCCGACGCCCTCGGTGTCCTCGACGTCAACCTCGCCGGTGTGGTGCGGACGACCACCGCGTTCCTGCCGCTGCTGCGCCGGTCGCCGGATCCGGTGATCGTCAACGTCAGCAGCGGGATGGGGTCGCTCGCCCACACCCACGACCCGTCGCGGGCCGAGTCGAAGGTCGTCGCACCGCTGTACACGGCCTCGAAGGCCGCGCTCACGATGCTGACCACCCAGTACGCCAAGGCGCTCCCGGACATCCGCATCAACGCCGCCGACCCCGGCTACACGGCCACCGACCTCAACGGCCACAGCGGCTTCCAGACCGTCACCGAAGGCACCGATGCCATCGTCGGCCTCGCCACCGAGGGGCCAGGGGCCGGCAGCGGACGCTTCGTCGACCGATCCGGTGAGATCGCCTGGTCCTGA
- a CDS encoding NIPSNAP family protein, with amino-acid sequence MFYEIRTEHARAGRGAELARYMDETVIPLHREMGMHVVGAFTVVGDEDAFVWIRRFEDAADRERILDAVHRHPRCAAMIDTVSALVGRVESVVRMEPTPGSALR; translated from the coding sequence ATGTTCTACGAGATCCGCACGGAGCACGCACGCGCCGGCCGCGGCGCCGAACTGGCCCGCTACATGGACGAGACCGTCATCCCCTTGCACCGGGAGATGGGGATGCACGTGGTGGGAGCGTTCACGGTGGTCGGCGACGAGGACGCCTTCGTCTGGATCCGACGCTTCGAGGACGCCGCCGACCGCGAACGCATCCTCGATGCCGTCCATCGACATCCCCGGTGTGCGGCCATGATCGACACCGTTTCGGCGCTCGTGGGCCGAGTCGAGTCCGTGGTCCGGATGGAGCCGACCCCTGGGTCCGCACTCCGCTGA
- a CDS encoding AraC family transcriptional regulator has product MSEVIRTIRVGSANGCLIRQSDGQGLRLPAIVGSGVHIVVRGTCWLIRKDEEPVALEPGDVVLASSAGEHGLSHVPGALESLPPVVTGPTSPAPEPFGFEFLTCCYRLQHGRAPQYLRALPDLAVVSLDYDRHPEMRAVVGLLGATVSDTQMGAGATLPALLDLVLVHVLRQWHERHGGAGWPATDDPAVAVALQQIHEDPQRQWTVGGLSEAAGMPRTAFTKRFTAAVGQPPISYLISWRLARGARLLRETDAPLATVAREVGYSTEFAFSAAFRREYGVSPGRFRRTSPEPRVPGDPGVAGTRSGSSAQTHTG; this is encoded by the coding sequence ATGAGTGAGGTCATCCGCACCATCCGGGTCGGCAGCGCCAACGGTTGCCTGATCAGGCAGTCGGACGGCCAGGGGTTGCGGTTGCCCGCCATCGTCGGCAGCGGCGTCCACATCGTCGTGCGCGGTACCTGCTGGTTGATCAGGAAGGACGAGGAGCCTGTCGCCCTGGAACCAGGTGATGTCGTGCTCGCCTCGTCCGCGGGCGAGCACGGCCTCAGCCACGTCCCTGGTGCGCTGGAAAGCCTGCCACCCGTCGTGACGGGTCCGACGTCGCCGGCACCGGAGCCATTCGGCTTCGAGTTCCTGACCTGCTGCTACCGGCTCCAGCACGGTCGCGCACCGCAGTACCTGCGCGCCCTGCCCGACCTCGCCGTGGTGTCACTGGACTACGACCGCCATCCCGAGATGCGGGCGGTGGTCGGCCTCCTCGGCGCGACCGTGTCGGACACGCAGATGGGTGCCGGGGCGACGCTGCCTGCGCTGCTGGACCTGGTCCTGGTCCACGTGCTGCGCCAGTGGCACGAACGGCACGGCGGGGCCGGGTGGCCGGCCACCGACGACCCGGCGGTCGCCGTCGCCCTGCAGCAGATCCACGAAGACCCGCAGCGGCAGTGGACGGTCGGCGGGCTGAGCGAGGCCGCCGGAATGCCCCGCACGGCGTTCACCAAGCGGTTCACGGCGGCGGTCGGGCAACCGCCGATCAGTTACCTGATCAGCTGGCGATTGGCTCGAGGCGCTCGGCTGCTCCGGGAGACCGACGCCCCGCTGGCCACGGTCGCGCGCGAGGTCGGGTACTCGACCGAGTTCGCCTTCTCGGCGGCGTTCCGCCGTGAGTACGGGGTGTCACCGGGCCGCTTCCGCCGCACGTCCCCGGAACCCCGGGTTCCCGGTGATCCGGGCGTTGCCGGGACCCGATCGGGATCCTCGGCGCAGACCCACACCGGTTGA
- a CDS encoding nuclear transport factor 2 family protein, producing the protein MSALEDLLDRAAIADVVAGLAHAQDDRDWAALRRLFADEVVLDLSTHHYGRPPTTMAAADLVDLARGVLAGFDCTHHAASNLVVRLSGDAAECRTHMVAYHHVPADPGVVDHCTMRGYWQLELRRLDGRWLITRWAVLRTGPWEGSPDVYTLAAARSAAAS; encoded by the coding sequence GTGAGCGCGCTGGAGGATCTTCTGGACCGGGCGGCTATCGCCGACGTCGTCGCCGGTCTCGCCCACGCCCAGGACGACCGGGACTGGGCTGCGCTGCGGCGGCTGTTCGCCGACGAGGTGGTCCTGGACCTGTCGACCCACCACTACGGCAGGCCGCCGACGACCATGGCGGCCGCCGACCTCGTCGACCTCGCCCGTGGGGTGCTGGCGGGCTTCGACTGCACCCACCACGCCGCCTCCAACCTCGTCGTGCGCCTGTCGGGAGACGCGGCCGAGTGCCGCACGCACATGGTCGCCTACCACCACGTCCCCGCGGACCCCGGCGTCGTCGACCACTGCACGATGCGCGGCTACTGGCAGCTGGAGCTCCGCAGGCTCGACGGACGCTGGCTGATCACCCGGTGGGCCGTGCTGCGCACCGGGCCGTGGGAAGGATCTCCGGACGTCTACACGCTCGCTGCCGCACGCAGCGCGGCGGCGTCCTGA
- a CDS encoding acyl-CoA dehydrogenase family protein, translated as MPTDLDVAPAAGLADPWERARAARAVLAANAEATEQRGRPTAASLAAARDVGAFAVTTPARFGGLDADNRTMVRVFAELGAGCPSTSWLAAVSATAKSMFTDWMTAEAQEAFYTDPHVSICGTAMPTGRARTAAGGTRITGRWSYASGCLDSPWAMVGASVLDDEPTGQPHLVLLPTDELTVEHTWDGVAGLRGTGSHTLVADDVFVPDAFLMTPRQGPPSAARRMQVALHTVSPLLGAAKGALDVAGPLMTTDRPVFGTAYRRRVESPSARHLFAEAAHLVHAAEQRTLGVADVLDAAERAHPVSPVEFAHVRMQLMAAVQDCRHAVEKLLDLHGSSMFAAGNPLGRFWRDLAVGSRHGAVRPWVAADDYSRVLIDDGAAEPTPAADAGRA; from the coding sequence GTGCCGACCGACCTCGATGTCGCCCCTGCCGCCGGACTCGCCGATCCCTGGGAGCGGGCGCGGGCGGCTCGTGCGGTGCTCGCCGCGAACGCCGAGGCGACGGAGCAACGGGGGAGGCCAACGGCCGCGAGCCTCGCCGCGGCTCGTGACGTGGGTGCGTTCGCCGTGACGACCCCGGCCCGCTTCGGCGGTCTCGACGCCGACAACCGCACCATGGTGCGGGTGTTCGCCGAGCTGGGCGCCGGCTGCCCGTCGACGTCCTGGCTCGCGGCCGTGTCGGCGACGGCCAAGTCGATGTTCACCGACTGGATGACCGCCGAGGCGCAGGAGGCCTTCTACACCGATCCGCACGTGTCGATCTGCGGCACCGCCATGCCGACGGGACGCGCCCGGACGGCGGCCGGCGGGACCCGGATCACCGGCCGCTGGTCCTACGCCTCGGGTTGCCTGGACTCCCCGTGGGCGATGGTGGGAGCGAGCGTCCTCGACGACGAACCCACCGGCCAACCGCACCTGGTGCTACTGCCCACCGACGAGCTGACGGTCGAGCACACCTGGGACGGGGTGGCCGGGTTGCGGGGCACGGGCAGCCACACGCTGGTGGCCGACGACGTGTTCGTCCCGGACGCCTTCCTCATGACGCCGCGGCAGGGCCCTCCGTCCGCCGCGCGCCGGATGCAGGTCGCACTGCACACCGTCTCCCCGCTGCTCGGCGCGGCGAAGGGGGCGCTCGACGTGGCCGGGCCGCTGATGACGACCGACCGCCCGGTGTTCGGCACCGCCTACCGGCGCCGGGTCGAGTCGCCATCGGCACGACACCTCTTCGCCGAGGCCGCCCACCTCGTCCACGCCGCCGAGCAACGCACCCTGGGCGTGGCCGACGTGCTGGACGCCGCCGAGCGCGCCCATCCCGTCTCGCCCGTCGAGTTCGCCCACGTGCGGATGCAGCTCATGGCCGCGGTGCAGGACTGCCGCCACGCGGTGGAGAAGCTCCTCGACCTGCACGGCTCCAGCATGTTCGCCGCCGGGAACCCGCTCGGCCGGTTCTGGCGCGACCTCGCCGTCGGCTCCCGCCACGGCGCGGTCAGGCCCTGGGTGGCCGCCGACGACTACAGCCGCGTCCTGATCGACGACGGCGCGGCGGAGCCGACGCCGGCCGCCGACGCCGGCCGCGCGTGA